The genomic stretch aACTGGATTTCACTTGTTACATGGTTTTTCTCTTGTTAAATAAATAGAGAGTTAAATCTTTTTcccacaatttatttataataacctccattcttttgggaagatgttccactagatttgtggagatttgtgtcatccattcacaagggtgttagtaaagtcaggtagtgatgtaggtgagaaggtgaggaggttcctggggtgcagtcagagttcacgttcatctcaaaggtgtttgaAAGGGTTGGAGCTCCTTAGCAGGAGATCATCCACTTtatcccatggaaagcagatcttcatagagcgggctttgtgcacaggggcattgttaccCTGGAGcgggtttggatctcctagttcaaggaaATTTTCTTCTACTGCTTccgtctgatacaattgtgtgccttcaaatttgtggtaacagtttgtggaagaagtacatatggctggaaacgtcaggtgtcccaatacttttggtcatatagtATAGCATGAAGggaaatatctatctatctatctatctatctatctatctatctatctatctatctatctatctatctgtctgtctgtctgtccgtccgtccgtccgtccgtctgtctgtctgtctgtctgtctgtctgtctgtctgtccgtctgtccgtctgtctacctgtctgtctgtctatctatctgtctgtctgtctgtctgtctgtctgtctgtctatctatctgtctatctgtctatctatctatctgtctgtctgtctgtctgtctgtctatctatctatctatctatctatctatctatctatctatataatatataaatatatatcatatataaaacacatcGTGACTCCTGTCAGCGtcagttgtttatgtttggATGTTTTTATACGATCAGTGACTCTATGACGTCGACTCAGAGATACATTTAGCCTTAGAGCCGAGCACCTGAAGACTCTTGTGTACGTGGTGGTGTGAAGGTAACCATAGCAGCCAAGGAGATTCTGTTGTTGCCATAAATAATTACGGGGTGGGTGTTGCAACTTTTACTTTCTCATAGTTTCTTACTTCTTGTCCTTAGTGTTAAGTCACTGCAGATCATTGACACTTTTTAGCCCGTTTGCCGGGACGGTACATGACGTACACAACACACGGCTGctgtttctttcttccttcagaTCTATTCTGAGTCTTGCCTAATGGCCATTAAGCTATTATATTAAGCTCTGATATTTCTCACgcctttatataaaatgtacaggTTTGTTTATTGCTTGTGCGGCCTGTTTTACGTGAATCATCCGGTTAAGTGCTGGAGGAGAGGGTCCTTTTCATTGTGCTGACATCTGAAGTGTGAGGAAAACATAATGACTCATGTGAATTCAGCTGCCAGCACTTTGATTTCAGAAGGGAGATTGTGTAAGACGTGGATAAGCAAAAACTTCGGAGAATGCTGCACAGATCCTGCCATAGAAATGCAATCGTTCTCCGACTCTCATTCATCGCATTGGATTTGGTGAGATGTTGAGGATCCTCGGTTATTGAGAGATGCcacatttcttttccttttgtatGTGTGCAGAGCGAGGTCGTTTTTTCTTCTGCGAATACAACAAAAAGCTGCTGTTTTAACTCCTCCTTTTCTGGTCCTGCTCACGCTGCTGCTGTCGTTCAGGCGTCTGAGTTGTTTTATGGATTTGAATTGGCAGCGTGAAGGTAGAAGGTGTACAGTGACAATGTACAGTGTGCTGGTATCTTTCCCTCTGAGCCCATATGGAATTCAGAACATTAAAagcaatcatttacattttaatgatttcgTCGTTGATACTGTAAAAAGTGATTAGCTTTTTGGAAAacaagggtttttttattattattattattactccgGATTGAGAAAAACATGTACAGAGGACATCATTAGGACAGACAGGTAAATAGGTCATGCCTCCTTCACAAGATCTCACAAGATTGACTGgcagaggccacgccttcaTCCCCGAGACTGAGAGGCACTATTatgtagtttaaaaaataatacaattaagcCACGCcccccagacagacagacagacagacagacagatagatagatagatagatagatagatagatagatagatagatagatagatagatagatagatagacagatagacagatttGCCACTCGTATTTTCTTAGTTTTTCTAGTTATTTACTTGTTATAAGCAGTAGGGGGCAGCACTCATCCCTTCTCTTGTTTTTAGTGTGATTTAAGAGAGCATGTCCTCTCACCTGCCTTGCACTCGTCTCACACGTGTTTCACactcactactcactacacGTTTTATTACGCATTACAGCTGAAATCTGGATGCCAGTAGTGATCACGTGTGCAACAAAAAGGTGAAATCTCAGGAGAGCCACAGAGCACGTAGACCAGCGAGTCTGCTCGAGCTACTCCttatacattttgttattaGATACTGCTTTAGGGATACAGGAGACACCTGACTGGAGACACATGCGGCTTTCTATTAAAACCATCCTTCAGCCtgacacacaaaaaatacaatagaaAAGACAGAAGATGTGGACGTGAATAAGGGATTTACAGTTACGACTGTAAACCTTAAGATGAAATATTTGAAgcttttgtttctgtgtgaaacaaaaataaagaaatgttgcATTTGTAGGACTATGAACAGGTTTTAAGCAGTTGTCCAATGCGCTGTTTGTTACCACTGATGTCATTAATGTTGTCATTCTGATGTCATTTCTTTCCCTATTTCCCTATCCTaaactatatgggcaaaagtattgggacacctcactTTTCCACCCACATGTAATTCTTTTACAAACTGTTTCCTCAGAGGCACACAGCTGTATCAgatggatgctgtagcatgaaattttctcttaacttgtactaggagacccagacATGTTCCATCAGTTTCCAATGCCCCTTCGCAtgaagccagctctatgaagatctgtttttatgggttggagtggaagatctcctgctatagagatgaatgtgagcactgactgcaccccaggcctcctcacttcttcacctacatcagtatctgactttactaacacacttgtggctgaatgaatctccacaaaatctccacaaaatctagtggtgAGAAAAGTGGATCTTATTGTGACAGCAAATAGgagactagatgtggaatgcaatgttcaAGAAGCCAATCCTATGGACAGGtggacttttgtccatatagaaaTGGAAACAAAACCATTTTTTATATCCGTTGCTATTAGATGTTACTAAATATCTGTATATGTGAATTTTACAGAATATATTAGGTCCAAACATTTCCACTGCTTGGATTTCCGGCCGAGCAAATATTTGCCTTTTCATCTGCATCTACATTTCTGAAAATTGAAAACTGACTCCTGCGTGCCGGAAAATGACGCGAGTCCTCGGTATTATTTCATTAGTCCTActcacgtttaaaaaaaaaaaagaaaaactgtatcCTGACTGTATCTGCTCTGGAGAGCTTCAGGACATAAAGGCACAAACATTGCTATTATGAATCTGAACAACGTGAATGTGGTGTCCTTCAGGTTACCGTGGTGACGGAAATGCCATTCAAAGAGAGGCAGAGGAGAAAGAAGTAGAGGAAGAAGGTAGGCATGGGGAGGAACAGGGgacaagagagaagaaaaaaagagggaaaacaaaacagtgtttAAGAGCTTGTTGCGCTGTGGCCCTGAAACTTAAAATATTCTGCCtgaatagaaagagagagagagagagagagagagagagagagagagagagaaatgtaattATAAGGGAATTGTCCTTGTAGACTGATGAGAAAAACACCAAAttgaagctaaaaaaaaaaaaacatcatttcgTGTTCCCGAAGGCGTCTCATAATATCCATGAGTTTAAAGATGCTGATGCTTTAAGGTGTTGAAtctgtaaaaagaacatttaattatttacagtttattagtaTTTAACTGTAGGTAATAACAGGAGACATGAGGTTATCTAATATATACAAAGACTATTGGACagtgtaaatattataatgttcTTATAGAGCATTTCAGCAagacacaaattcagcaaattcaaatatatacatatacacattgatatacatacacatatacatatacatattattatacatgttcatatacatatacatatacatatacatattcatatacatatatacatatacatgttcatatacatattcatatacatatacatattcatatacatgtttatatacatgttcatatacatattcatatacatattcatatacatgttcatatgcatatacatgtttacatgcatattcatatacatattcatatacatattcatatatattcatatacatgttcatatatacatatacatatacatattcatatatattcatatacatatacatgttcacatgcatattcatatacatatatacatattcatatacatattcatatacatgttcatatgcatatacatgtttacatgcatattcatatacatatacatattcatatacatatacatattattatacatGTTCATATACAtgttcatatacatatacatattcatatacatgttcatatgcatatacatgtttacatgcatattcatatacatattcatatacatattcatatacatgttcatatgcatatacatgttcacatgcatattcatatacatattcatatacatattcatatacatattcatatacatgttcatatgcatatacatatatattcatatacatatatatacatatacatatccatattcatatacatatatacatattcatattcatatacatgTTCATATACAtgttcatatacatatacatattcatattcatatacatgTTCAAATGCATATACATGTTTACAtgcatattcatatacatattcatatacatattcatatacatgttcacatgcatattcatatacatattcatatacatattcatatacatattcatatacatattcatatacatgttcatgcatattcatatacatgttcacatgcatattcatatacatattcatatacatattcatatacatgttcatatgcatatacatgttcacatgcatattcatatacatattcatatacatattcatatacatattcatatacatgttcatatgcatatacatgttcacatgcatatacatatacatattcatatacatgtttatatacatatacatgttcacatgcatattcatatacatattcatatacatattcatatacatattcatatacatgttcatatgcatatacatatacatattcatacacatatacatatacatatccatattcatacacatatacatatacatatccatattcatatacatattcatacacatattcatatacatattcatacacatattcatatacatattcaaataaatatataatattcataacatatatatatataatattcatatcggtaacaaagtaacaaaatgtaacaagtaacaaaatgaaaaatagatgaacagaagaaaaatccaaatcagTAACTGGTAGGTTGTTCAAAACCACactgaagatagttcttaataatattggctgtatgtttggggtcttTGAGCTTCTGCAGAATATATTTGGGGCCAATCAGATGCCTCCCTGGTGGTGTTGCATGATGGAGAAATATCTGCCTGCATTTCTCAGAATTGaaaacaccattaatcctgaccaaatctctctatatgcagaaatgcagctctgaaTGTGCAGGAAACCTTCACCCTACTTCACTCTTGCCTGCAGAAACTCATTATTGTACTTATTATTGAAACTCATTACTCCTGCTCCTGCTACAgacaaatatttcatattttaactTATTACtccagagcacctgctgccCTTTTTCTGTACCTCCAATTCCTTTATTTTCTTGCATAGTTGATTcactttgctttgtttccatGTCGGATTTCTGGCTTTTTGGTCGTAATTCTTTCATTAAGACCAGACCTCTCCAGATATTAAATGTGTGTACCCGGGTTCCTCTGGTTtccaccagttctttgctgatggcactgctggacatctgCCACTGTTAAAGGAATGTAAGtatgatgtgtctttcatctgctaCATTAAGTTTCCTGGGCTGACCCCTGTGTCTACAGTCTTTAACACTGCCTGttttttcaaaatagcttgaagaGCACATAttgaaaccccagtctgctttgaGATCGATGTCTGGGAGAGACCTTAAAGATACAGTAGAACTATCTTGTGTCTTGCTGCTGTACTCTTGCCATTgtgtatgacctgtgacatgaaaaCTGTGATCCATTAAACACAACTGTGAAGTATTAAATGGTTgattacaatatattttctcaaatttgtataaaatacatATGGGTTTTAAATGTTCAACTTTACAGACTGAGTGTTATGTGTAATGTATGTGTAATTACCATAAACAAGAATTTCAGCAGGTTTATGGGTTGTAAATGAGTTTATATCAAAAAGAATTgtgttattataacaataatagtgTCAATTTGCACTAACCAAAGAATAAAACACGATATAATatgctgttatataaaaataatcagtgGTGCGGTGCGGCGAACTTCATTTTATCGGTTGGATGGTTAAGGGGTTGAAGATACAAGTTAGTTCTATctccaaatgtgacatttttgtctctaacagaggAAATTATGTACgatgaagaacaggagagaagatgtgatcagaccgCGTCAACCACACAGTTAAACCTGGAGGCAgcagcttaatggtttggggttgtctTGGAGCAGGGATGGTTGGagaccaacatggctaccattccatacttcaacatcaTGCAATTCCTGACATCGTAaacgacttcaccgtacaacaaaaCGACGAGCCAAAGCATACGTCCGAGCTCTTCAAGCGTTCTTTAAAGAGTGGTCtgttaaactgctctgggatgaactggatcacaagaaaaatCTCCCACTCGTGAAGGACACATTTGGCGAGGACACGTTTGGTgtctatacatttatatatgtgtttggTCAGAGTAAAAGTTCTAGGTgtttcactgtatatgtctATATGATGGGTTTATTTTATAGTGATGTCGATGtaagaaatattattattcagtCCTACACAATTTCCTCCTGAATATGAAGCTGGAAAATGGGAAGCTtttctttaattgtttaattgattATCACCAGAAGGATCATGACATGCACATGTATGACTATGAAATAGTGCATGTTTtgcattgacatttttttaaatacacatctaATAATCTAGGGTTACAGACAGTTTTTGCACgatcagcttttattttttccaaaaaagtaTTCTGTAACAgcttgatcacacacacactgtacacacactgtacacacacgcTACATGCTGCCCCGCACGTGCTTATCCCTCACGTGAATCTCCATGTTGCCGAAAAGACAAGACCATTTCACATGTTTCAAACATGTTGTATAtcctatttacaaaaaaaaccgtatttatttatttatttatttatttaatataacgCAACACTGCTCTTTTAACGCAATTTTAGCGGGTCTTCTATAAAATTcgctttgaaataaataaaaaaaaaaatcatggcgACCCCCTAACCCCCCCCGCCCCCCCCGCCCCCGAAAAAAAAGATTGACCGTTCCTAAAGTGAAACCGGACGGTTTAGACTATTTTATAggtatataatgtttttttcccataCAACGCTATAAGTTATTAAACACGTTAAAATAGTTATTACGcatatttagtgtgtgtatgtatctgaTTTGTGGTTCATTTGCGTTTTTGTTTGATCGTTTCGGTTGTTTGAAATCGGATTTGTCGTCGTGCCCCCCCCTCCTGTTTCGGTGAAATGGTAGGTCTTAGTGGTAAGCCACGCCCACCCGTGGCGGGTGATTCTGTGCTTGAGAATGGACGCGTTATTGTGGAGGTGTGCGCGTGGGGCAGAGGCGTAATGGCGAGGAAACGAAGCAGAAATAACACAAGATATAAGACTAATAACCGGTCGATAAAGTGATGAGAGCGTATTTGAAGGTCTATTTTCGGAGACTCATGGAGTTACGCAACGCGACGCGGAGGCAGTCGGTGTTGAGGAGCGGGAGGCGAGGCTGCAGGAGATCCGCCAGCGCGACGGAGCAGGACGCGGGGAAAGTGCTGAGGTCGCTGCTGCTGCACGGGAACGAGACCGGTGACGCGACCGCTGAAGAGGCCTGCTTCGGCCCGGCCGCGTCAATGCGGACGGGCCTCAACCGTGCCGGCGTGGTCATAGCACCTCGTTACAGCCTGCTCCGCGAGGTCGGCCGCGGAAGCTACGGCGTCGTCTACGAGGCCGTGGCGCGGAGATCCGGCGCCCGCGTGGCCGTCAAGAAGCTCCGTTGCGACGCGCCAGAGAAGGTCGAGCTGGCCCTGGCCGAGTTCTGGGCCCTGGCGTGCTTGGAGAAGAAGCACGAGAACGTCATCCAGCTGGAGGAGTGCGTCCTGGAGAGGAACGGCATGGCGCAGAAGATGAGCCACGGAAACAAGAGATCCAAGCAGTATTTACGACTCGTGGAAACTTCATTGAAAGGTGAGCTTCATGCACGTCCAATGTTAtgcaacaagcaaacaaacacacacacacacacatgcatgcagtgGAAACTCCACCAGAAGGTGAGCTTCATGCACGTCCAATGTTATACAACCAGCTGGTAGACTGCAgctacactcctcacacacactcctcacacacacacactcctcactcgcTCCTGGTGAACCTACATGGTCATCACAGTGGTGCATCATGTCCATCATTGCATGCGCATAAAACTCAAACTTTTCTTCGTTTCGTGTGTTTACAGAGCGCTTCCTGTGCTTTCACTTCCTGTATGTCATTAAGTAACACACTCCAACATAACCTCAGTCATGTTCCTCTGTCTGAACCTCATGCACCAGGTGATAAACGTGGGATATATAATCGAATACGATTTCGTCCATGTTTACTGTCTATTAGAAGTGTTGTTTTCCAGTGTAACGTTGTGCTCTGGTGTTGTGTAACGGCCTAAACTGGAGCCTACAACCTGTAAAGGAACACAGTGTTCCAGCATTCTCACATTAACCCCTTCCTAACCAGATCACACCCAGTAAACCTGCCCATGCCCTTCCTCATGCCCTGTTTTCATGTTTCTTTACACTTTATTGGAAAAACGACAACATATTCGGATTCACGAGATTCTGAAATTCTAGGAAGCTTTCTGTGTCTTTCTGTGACCATTTCGTCTTTCCTCGATCTGTCactctttctcttgtttttgtTATCAAAGCTGTTGAGTTGTGTGTTAAAGTGAGGCCCTGGTTAAAAATTGTCCCCGTAAAGAAACAACCGGAAACATAACACAAACAGGAGTCATTTATACTTGTATGGATATTTCTACTGGatgtttgtgttcatcagccacaagagtgttgtGAAAGGCAGGTAGTGGtataggtgaggagacctggggtgcagtcagcgttcacattcatcccaaaagtgttcagtatggatgagatcagagctgtgTAGCAGGaacctcaagatcttcctctccaaagcatgttaACCAGATTTTCAAGGAGCTCACATTGTGCAcgggggcatcgccatgctggagcaggttttgttTTTCCAAGTTCGGTGAATGCAAAatattatagcgccatctaaagacgtcctgtacaattgtgttcctccagctttgtggtaacagtttggaaaagaaccaaatatggcaggagaggtcaggtgtcccaatacttttttccatatagtgtaactaATCCATGAGCTTGACAACCCGAAACATATCTTCTTGCCCGTGTTTTATTCGCTGATTCCCTTTCTAATGATACAACCAGAGTCTAAACGGTATTTCCTGAAATAAGTCCAAACACAAATTTCAGTTTGCATCTAGTAAGCATTATTCATGTTTTGTGAGATTAACACTGTAGTAATGACGTGACGTTAAAAGACGGATGTGAATAAACAAGCAGCTGCATGCTAAAGAAAGACTACAGCCACCCCAAAGCAGTCAAACTGGACTAGCTTTCTATTTCAAGCAGCACAAAGCACTCCAAAGCACACTCCTGTGTTATATCAGTGCTGAAACATTCATAAAAGATGAGTGTCCTGTCAGATATGTGATGATGTTTAAAAACAGGCTTAGCAGGAGAACTCCAGAGTGTTATTCAGACAATGGTTTGCGAAAGATAAAGGCTCATCAGTTTGACACCAGTTCAGAAGCTCAGAAGAATTGCCCaaggctttttttcccctgacacTGCACAACACCGCTCAGCAGCGTAGGCGAACACGCAGCTGAGCCAAATACAAACAATTAAATTGTTTACCGAACTTGTTGCTTCAGTCCAAAGCGTTCCTCCGCCCTTTCAGATGTTGCCTTACCACTTCCCCGAGGGAGAATCTCTACCAGCACGTTAGAGATTCCTTTCAGTTCCTAAGCTggaaaattaaatttgaaatggaGATCCAATGCAAAAGCCAGATCCGATACTGAAACTAGATCAGATCCACAAGCAAGGTACGATGCAGAAGGCAGATCCGATTAAAATCTCCTGTTCAAAACCACAAAATATTATCTCTAAATGAGATAAATTCAACCAACTAATTTTGATTCCAAATTTCCAATTATTTTCGAGGTTCCAAATATTCCCATCTGAGAAATTTTGATACACACTTTTAAGTCAGCAGTACCACAAAGCAAGAACTGTCTATTTTTAATCGGTGTCTAAAATGTTCTGTTATTTATCTACTTGTGCCACTCGCAGGCGAGCGTATCCCCGGTTATCCCGAGGAACCGTGCTACCTCTGGTTTGTAATGGAGTTCTGCGAAGGTGGCGATCTTAACCAGTACATCCTGTCACGACGGCCCAACCCGCAAACCAACAGGAGCTTCATGAAGCAGCTGACCAGCGCCGTGGCCTTCCTGCACAAGAACAACATCGTCCACCGCGACCTCAAACCCGACAACATCCTGATCTCGCATAAGTACGGCTCGCCCGTCATCAAGGTGGCCGACTTCGGTCTGAGTAAGGTGTGCGCGGGCCTCGGGTGCGTGGAGCGCGGGTCCGAGGGACACGTCGAAAAAAACGTCAACGTCAACAAGTTCTGGCTGTCGTCGGCATGCGGGTCAGACTTCTACATGGCGCCCGAGGTATGGGAGGGCCACTACACGGCCAAGGCAGACATATTCGCACTCGGCATCATCATTTGGGCTATGCTCGAGCGGATCACGTTTATCGATGGCGAGTCGAAGCGTGAGCTCTTGGGCACGTACATCCGTCAAGGCACCGAGATCATGCCAGTGGGCGAGGCCCTGCTTGAGAACCCCAGGATGGTCCTGCATATCCCACAGAAGCCACGTAGCTCAATGTCCAACGCCATCCAAAGGCTCCTGTATGACATGTTGGCTGTTAACCCGGAGGACCG from Silurus meridionalis isolate SWU-2019-XX chromosome 16, ASM1480568v1, whole genome shotgun sequence encodes the following:
- the stk35 gene encoding serine/threonine-protein kinase 35, encoding MRAYLKVYFRRLMELRNATRRQSVLRSGRRGCRRSASATEQDAGKVLRSLLLHGNETGDATAEEACFGPAASMRTGLNRAGVVIAPRYSLLREVGRGSYGVVYEAVARRSGARVAVKKLRCDAPEKVELALAEFWALACLEKKHENVIQLEECVLERNGMAQKMSHGNKRSKQYLRLVETSLKGERIPGYPEEPCYLWFVMEFCEGGDLNQYILSRRPNPQTNRSFMKQLTSAVAFLHKNNIVHRDLKPDNILISHKYGSPVIKVADFGLSKVCAGLGCVERGSEGHVEKNVNVNKFWLSSACGSDFYMAPEVWEGHYTAKADIFALGIIIWAMLERITFIDGESKRELLGTYIRQGTEIMPVGEALLENPRMVLHIPQKPRSSMSNAIQRLLYDMLAVNPEDRPDAFQLEHRAEQVTCAT